In Panthera leo isolate Ple1 chromosome F3, P.leo_Ple1_pat1.1, whole genome shotgun sequence, one genomic interval encodes:
- the LOC122211418 gene encoding chromatin target of PRMT1 protein isoform X2, producing MAAQSAPKVVLKSTTKMSLNERFTNMLKNKQPMPVNIRASMQQQQQLASARNRRLAQQMENRPSVQAALKLKQTLYASPESGCGRICPSCGWASGGRCHATSLKQRLGKSNIQARLGRPIGTLARGAIGGRGLPIMQRGLPRGGLRGGRATRTLLRGGMSLRGQNLLRGGRAVAPRMGLRRGGVRGRGGPGRGGLGRGAMGRGGIGGRGRGMIGRGRGGFGGRGRGRGRGRGALTRPVLTKEQLDNQLDAYMSKTKGHLDAELDAYMAQTDPETND from the exons ATGGCTGCACAGTCAGCGCCGAAAGTTGTGCTAAAAAGCACCACCAAGATGTCTCTAAATGAGCG CTTTACTAATATGCTGAAGAACAAACAGCCGATGCCAGTGAATATTCGGGCTTCGATGCAGCAACAACAGCAGCTAGCCAGTGCCAGAAACAGAAGACTGGCCCAGCAGATGGAGAATAGACCCTCTGTCCAGGCAGCATTAAAACTTAAGCAG ACTTTATATGCGAGTCCGGAGAGTGGCTGTGGAAGGATATGTCCAAGCTGTGGCTGGGCGTCTGGAGGGCGATGCCATGCAACT AGCTTAAAGCAGCGCCTGGGTAAGAGTAACATCCAGGCACGGTTAGGCCGACCCATAGGGACCCTGGCCAGGGGAGCAATCGGAGGACGAGGCCTGCCCATAATGCAGAGAGGCTTGCCCAGAGGAGGACTACGAGGGGGACGTGCCACCAGAACCCTGCTTAGGGGCGGGATGTCGCTCCGAG GTCAAAACCTGCTCCGAGGTGGACGAGCCGTAGCTCCCCGAATGGGCTTAAGAAGAGGTGGTGTTCGAGGTCGTGGAGGTCCTGGGAGAGGGGGCCTAGGGCGTGGAGCTATGGGTCGTGGCGGAATCGGTGGTAGAG GTCGGGGTATGATAGGTCGGGGAAGAGGGGGCTTTGgaggccgaggccgaggccgTGGACGAGGGAGAGGTGCCCTCACTCGCCCTGTGCTGACCAAGGAGCAGCTGGACAACCAGTTGGATGCGTACATGTCAAAAACAAAAGGACACCTGGATGCCGAGTTGGATGCTTATATGGCACAAACAGATCCAGAAACCAATGATTGA
- the LOC122211418 gene encoding chromatin target of PRMT1 protein isoform X7 — MAAQSAPKVVLKSTTKMSLNERFTNMLKNKQPMPVNIRASMQQQQQLASARNRRLAQQMENRPSVQAALKLKQSLKQRLGKSNIQARLGRPIGTLARGAIGGRGLPIMQRGLPRGGLRGGRATRTLLRGGMSLRGRGMIGRGRGGFGGRGRGRGRGRGALTRPVLTKEQLDNQLDAYMSKTKGHLDAELDAYMAQTDPETND; from the exons ATGGCTGCACAGTCAGCGCCGAAAGTTGTGCTAAAAAGCACCACCAAGATGTCTCTAAATGAGCG CTTTACTAATATGCTGAAGAACAAACAGCCGATGCCAGTGAATATTCGGGCTTCGATGCAGCAACAACAGCAGCTAGCCAGTGCCAGAAACAGAAGACTGGCCCAGCAGATGGAGAATAGACCCTCTGTCCAGGCAGCATTAAAACTTAAGCAG AGCTTAAAGCAGCGCCTGGGTAAGAGTAACATCCAGGCACGGTTAGGCCGACCCATAGGGACCCTGGCCAGGGGAGCAATCGGAGGACGAGGCCTGCCCATAATGCAGAGAGGCTTGCCCAGAGGAGGACTACGAGGGGGACGTGCCACCAGAACCCTGCTTAGGGGCGGGATGTCGCTCCGAG GTCGGGGTATGATAGGTCGGGGAAGAGGGGGCTTTGgaggccgaggccgaggccgTGGACGAGGGAGAGGTGCCCTCACTCGCCCTGTGCTGACCAAGGAGCAGCTGGACAACCAGTTGGATGCGTACATGTCAAAAACAAAAGGACACCTGGATGCCGAGTTGGATGCTTATATGGCACAAACAGATCCAGAAACCAATGATTGA
- the LOC122211418 gene encoding chromatin target of PRMT1 protein isoform X5 has translation MAAQSAPKVVLKSTTKMSLNERFTNMLKNKQPMPVNIRASMQQQQQLASARNRRLAQQMENRPSVQAALKLKQSLKQRLGKSNIQARLGRPIGTLARGAIGGRGLPIMQRGLPRGGLRGGRATRTLLRGGMSLRGQNLLRGGRAVAPRMGLRRGGVRGRGGPGRGGLGRGAMGRGGIGGRGRGMIGRGRGGFGGRGRGRGRGRGALTRPVLTKEQLDNQLDAYMSKTKGHLDAELDAYMAQTDPETND, from the exons ATGGCTGCACAGTCAGCGCCGAAAGTTGTGCTAAAAAGCACCACCAAGATGTCTCTAAATGAGCG CTTTACTAATATGCTGAAGAACAAACAGCCGATGCCAGTGAATATTCGGGCTTCGATGCAGCAACAACAGCAGCTAGCCAGTGCCAGAAACAGAAGACTGGCCCAGCAGATGGAGAATAGACCCTCTGTCCAGGCAGCATTAAAACTTAAGCAG AGCTTAAAGCAGCGCCTGGGTAAGAGTAACATCCAGGCACGGTTAGGCCGACCCATAGGGACCCTGGCCAGGGGAGCAATCGGAGGACGAGGCCTGCCCATAATGCAGAGAGGCTTGCCCAGAGGAGGACTACGAGGGGGACGTGCCACCAGAACCCTGCTTAGGGGCGGGATGTCGCTCCGAG GTCAAAACCTGCTCCGAGGTGGACGAGCCGTAGCTCCCCGAATGGGCTTAAGAAGAGGTGGTGTTCGAGGTCGTGGAGGTCCTGGGAGAGGGGGCCTAGGGCGTGGAGCTATGGGTCGTGGCGGAATCGGTGGTAGAG GTCGGGGTATGATAGGTCGGGGAAGAGGGGGCTTTGgaggccgaggccgaggccgTGGACGAGGGAGAGGTGCCCTCACTCGCCCTGTGCTGACCAAGGAGCAGCTGGACAACCAGTTGGATGCGTACATGTCAAAAACAAAAGGACACCTGGATGCCGAGTTGGATGCTTATATGGCACAAACAGATCCAGAAACCAATGATTGA
- the LOC122211418 gene encoding chromatin target of PRMT1 protein isoform X4: MAAQSAPKVVLKSTTKMSLNERFTNMLKNKQPMPVNIRASMQQQQQLASARNRRLAQQMENRPSVQAALKLKQKSLKQRLGKSNIQARLGRPIGTLARGAIGGRGLPIMQRGLPRGGLRGGRATRTLLRGGMSLRGQNLLRGGRAVAPRMGLRRGGVRGRGGPGRGGLGRGAMGRGGIGGRGRGMIGRGRGGFGGRGRGRGRGRGALTRPVLTKEQLDNQLDAYMSKTKGHLDAELDAYMAQTDPETND; the protein is encoded by the exons ATGGCTGCACAGTCAGCGCCGAAAGTTGTGCTAAAAAGCACCACCAAGATGTCTCTAAATGAGCG CTTTACTAATATGCTGAAGAACAAACAGCCGATGCCAGTGAATATTCGGGCTTCGATGCAGCAACAACAGCAGCTAGCCAGTGCCAGAAACAGAAGACTGGCCCAGCAGATGGAGAATAGACCCTCTGTCCAGGCAGCATTAAAACTTAAGCAG AAGAGCTTAAAGCAGCGCCTGGGTAAGAGTAACATCCAGGCACGGTTAGGCCGACCCATAGGGACCCTGGCCAGGGGAGCAATCGGAGGACGAGGCCTGCCCATAATGCAGAGAGGCTTGCCCAGAGGAGGACTACGAGGGGGACGTGCCACCAGAACCCTGCTTAGGGGCGGGATGTCGCTCCGAG GTCAAAACCTGCTCCGAGGTGGACGAGCCGTAGCTCCCCGAATGGGCTTAAGAAGAGGTGGTGTTCGAGGTCGTGGAGGTCCTGGGAGAGGGGGCCTAGGGCGTGGAGCTATGGGTCGTGGCGGAATCGGTGGTAGAG GTCGGGGTATGATAGGTCGGGGAAGAGGGGGCTTTGgaggccgaggccgaggccgTGGACGAGGGAGAGGTGCCCTCACTCGCCCTGTGCTGACCAAGGAGCAGCTGGACAACCAGTTGGATGCGTACATGTCAAAAACAAAAGGACACCTGGATGCCGAGTTGGATGCTTATATGGCACAAACAGATCCAGAAACCAATGATTGA
- the LOC122211418 gene encoding chromatin target of PRMT1 protein isoform X1 produces MAAQSAPKVVLKSTTKMSLNERFTNMLKNKQPMPVNIRASMQQQQQLASARNRRLAQQMENRPSVQAALKLKQTLYASPESGCGRICPSCGWASGGRCHATKSLKQRLGKSNIQARLGRPIGTLARGAIGGRGLPIMQRGLPRGGLRGGRATRTLLRGGMSLRGQNLLRGGRAVAPRMGLRRGGVRGRGGPGRGGLGRGAMGRGGIGGRGRGMIGRGRGGFGGRGRGRGRGRGALTRPVLTKEQLDNQLDAYMSKTKGHLDAELDAYMAQTDPETND; encoded by the exons ATGGCTGCACAGTCAGCGCCGAAAGTTGTGCTAAAAAGCACCACCAAGATGTCTCTAAATGAGCG CTTTACTAATATGCTGAAGAACAAACAGCCGATGCCAGTGAATATTCGGGCTTCGATGCAGCAACAACAGCAGCTAGCCAGTGCCAGAAACAGAAGACTGGCCCAGCAGATGGAGAATAGACCCTCTGTCCAGGCAGCATTAAAACTTAAGCAG ACTTTATATGCGAGTCCGGAGAGTGGCTGTGGAAGGATATGTCCAAGCTGTGGCTGGGCGTCTGGAGGGCGATGCCATGCAACT AAGAGCTTAAAGCAGCGCCTGGGTAAGAGTAACATCCAGGCACGGTTAGGCCGACCCATAGGGACCCTGGCCAGGGGAGCAATCGGAGGACGAGGCCTGCCCATAATGCAGAGAGGCTTGCCCAGAGGAGGACTACGAGGGGGACGTGCCACCAGAACCCTGCTTAGGGGCGGGATGTCGCTCCGAG GTCAAAACCTGCTCCGAGGTGGACGAGCCGTAGCTCCCCGAATGGGCTTAAGAAGAGGTGGTGTTCGAGGTCGTGGAGGTCCTGGGAGAGGGGGCCTAGGGCGTGGAGCTATGGGTCGTGGCGGAATCGGTGGTAGAG GTCGGGGTATGATAGGTCGGGGAAGAGGGGGCTTTGgaggccgaggccgaggccgTGGACGAGGGAGAGGTGCCCTCACTCGCCCTGTGCTGACCAAGGAGCAGCTGGACAACCAGTTGGATGCGTACATGTCAAAAACAAAAGGACACCTGGATGCCGAGTTGGATGCTTATATGGCACAAACAGATCCAGAAACCAATGATTGA
- the LOC122211418 gene encoding chromatin target of PRMT1 protein isoform X6, with the protein MAAQSAPKVVLKSTTKMSLNERFTNMLKNKQPMPVNIRASMQQQQQLASARNRRLAQQMENRPSVQAALKLKQTLYASPESGCGRICPSCGWASGGRCHATKSLKQRLGKSNIQARLGRPIGTLARGAIGGRGLPIMQRGLPRGGLRGGRATRTLLRGGMSLRGRGMIGRGRGGFGGRGRGRGRGRGALTRPVLTKEQLDNQLDAYMSKTKGHLDAELDAYMAQTDPETND; encoded by the exons ATGGCTGCACAGTCAGCGCCGAAAGTTGTGCTAAAAAGCACCACCAAGATGTCTCTAAATGAGCG CTTTACTAATATGCTGAAGAACAAACAGCCGATGCCAGTGAATATTCGGGCTTCGATGCAGCAACAACAGCAGCTAGCCAGTGCCAGAAACAGAAGACTGGCCCAGCAGATGGAGAATAGACCCTCTGTCCAGGCAGCATTAAAACTTAAGCAG ACTTTATATGCGAGTCCGGAGAGTGGCTGTGGAAGGATATGTCCAAGCTGTGGCTGGGCGTCTGGAGGGCGATGCCATGCAACT AAGAGCTTAAAGCAGCGCCTGGGTAAGAGTAACATCCAGGCACGGTTAGGCCGACCCATAGGGACCCTGGCCAGGGGAGCAATCGGAGGACGAGGCCTGCCCATAATGCAGAGAGGCTTGCCCAGAGGAGGACTACGAGGGGGACGTGCCACCAGAACCCTGCTTAGGGGCGGGATGTCGCTCCGAG GTCGGGGTATGATAGGTCGGGGAAGAGGGGGCTTTGgaggccgaggccgaggccgTGGACGAGGGAGAGGTGCCCTCACTCGCCCTGTGCTGACCAAGGAGCAGCTGGACAACCAGTTGGATGCGTACATGTCAAAAACAAAAGGACACCTGGATGCCGAGTTGGATGCTTATATGGCACAAACAGATCCAGAAACCAATGATTGA
- the LOC122211418 gene encoding chromatin target of PRMT1 protein isoform X3: protein MLKNKQPMPVNIRASMQQQQQLASARNRRLAQQMENRPSVQAALKLKQTLYASPESGCGRICPSCGWASGGRCHATKSLKQRLGKSNIQARLGRPIGTLARGAIGGRGLPIMQRGLPRGGLRGGRATRTLLRGGMSLRGQNLLRGGRAVAPRMGLRRGGVRGRGGPGRGGLGRGAMGRGGIGGRGRGMIGRGRGGFGGRGRGRGRGRGALTRPVLTKEQLDNQLDAYMSKTKGHLDAELDAYMAQTDPETND from the exons ATGCTGAAGAACAAACAGCCGATGCCAGTGAATATTCGGGCTTCGATGCAGCAACAACAGCAGCTAGCCAGTGCCAGAAACAGAAGACTGGCCCAGCAGATGGAGAATAGACCCTCTGTCCAGGCAGCATTAAAACTTAAGCAG ACTTTATATGCGAGTCCGGAGAGTGGCTGTGGAAGGATATGTCCAAGCTGTGGCTGGGCGTCTGGAGGGCGATGCCATGCAACT AAGAGCTTAAAGCAGCGCCTGGGTAAGAGTAACATCCAGGCACGGTTAGGCCGACCCATAGGGACCCTGGCCAGGGGAGCAATCGGAGGACGAGGCCTGCCCATAATGCAGAGAGGCTTGCCCAGAGGAGGACTACGAGGGGGACGTGCCACCAGAACCCTGCTTAGGGGCGGGATGTCGCTCCGAG GTCAAAACCTGCTCCGAGGTGGACGAGCCGTAGCTCCCCGAATGGGCTTAAGAAGAGGTGGTGTTCGAGGTCGTGGAGGTCCTGGGAGAGGGGGCCTAGGGCGTGGAGCTATGGGTCGTGGCGGAATCGGTGGTAGAG GTCGGGGTATGATAGGTCGGGGAAGAGGGGGCTTTGgaggccgaggccgaggccgTGGACGAGGGAGAGGTGCCCTCACTCGCCCTGTGCTGACCAAGGAGCAGCTGGACAACCAGTTGGATGCGTACATGTCAAAAACAAAAGGACACCTGGATGCCGAGTTGGATGCTTATATGGCACAAACAGATCCAGAAACCAATGATTGA
- the S100A1 gene encoding protein S100-A1: MGSELETAMETLINVFHAHSGKEGDKYKLSKKELKELLQTELSGFLDAQKDADAVDKVMKELDENGDGEVDFQEYVVLVAALTVACNNFFWENS, translated from the exons ATGGGCTCAGAGCTGGAGACGGCGATGGAGACTCTCATCAACGTGTTCCACGCCCACTCGGGCAAGGAGGGAGACAAGTACAAGCTGAGCAAGAAGGAGCTAAAAGAGCTGCTGCAGACCGAGCTCTCTGGCTTCCTGGAC GCCCAGAAGGATGCAGACGCTGTGGACAAGGTGATGAAAGAGCTAGACGAGAATGGAGATGGGGAGGTGGACTTCCAAGAGTATGTGGTGCTGGTGGCTGCCCTCACAGTGGCCTGTAACAACTTTTTCTGGGAGAACAGTTGA